The Rhodothermia bacterium genome segment CTCTTTTCAAAGAAAAATAAGCGAGCGCTGTTTGATCCGCTTGATGACAACAACCCTGTTTCCGTTCAGGTTTTGGGGATTTGTTCTGCCTTGGCCGTGACGGTACAGGTTAAGCCTGCCATCATTATGACCTTGGGTGTCATGTTTGTAACGGCATTTTCTAACCTTATCATTTCCACTATGCGCGACCGGATTCCAGGACGTATCCGCATCATCGTCCAATTGGTGGTGGTTGCGACCTTGGTGACGTTGGTGGATCAGGTTTTGAAGGCATATATGTACGATGTTTCCAAACAGCTCTCGGTATTCGTTGGGCTGATCATCACAAACTGTATCGTCATGGGGCGTTTGGAAGCATATGCAATGAGCCAAAAGCCTTGGCCGTCGTTTTTGGACGGTATTGGGAACGGCTTGGGGTATGGTATCATTTTAATTGTGGTGAGTGTGATCCGTGAAATCTTTGGTTCTGGGACTTTGCTTGGCTTCAAAGTGATTCCACAGTTTATATATGACTTGGGCTATGTGAACAATGGACTTATGGTGCTACCGCCAGCAGCGTTGTTTATCATTGGTTGCTTTATTTGGTGGCAACGAAGCCGGAACCCCAAACTTATCAATGTGTCTTAACATTTAAACAGATCGTATATGGAACATCTTGCAGGCATATTGGTCAAGTCCATCTTCGTTGAAAATGCCATCTTTGCATTCTTTCTGGGGATGTGTTCTTTTCTGGCTGTGTCCAAATCTATCAAAACGGCATTTGGCTTAGGAATTGCCGTTATTTTTGTGATGGTGCTTACCACGCCAGCCAATTATTTAATCTTGACCTATTTACTCAAAGAAGATGCCCTTGCGTGGATTCATCCCAGTTTGGCGGGTGTGGATCTCACGTTTTTGGCTTTCATTCTTTTTATTTCGGTTATTGCCGGTATGGTACAATTGGTAGAAATGATCATTGAGAAATTCCTGCCCGCGCTGTACAATTCTCTTGGTATTTTCTTGCCACTGATCACCGTAAACTGCTCTATACTCGGGGCGGCGTTGTTTATGC includes the following:
- a CDS encoding NADH:ubiquinone reductase (Na(+)-transporting) subunit D; this translates as MSAEVQTPVKQAAPKEALFSKKNKRALFDPLDDNNPVSVQVLGICSALAVTVQVKPAIIMTLGVMFVTAFSNLIISTMRDRIPGRIRIIVQLVVVATLVTLVDQVLKAYMYDVSKQLSVFVGLIITNCIVMGRLEAYAMSQKPWPSFLDGIGNGLGYGIILIVVSVIREIFGSGTLLGFKVIPQFIYDLGYVNNGLMVLPPAALFIIGCFIWWQRSRNPKLINVS
- the nqrE gene encoding NADH:ubiquinone reductase (Na(+)-transporting) subunit E, with the protein product MEHLAGILVKSIFVENAIFAFFLGMCSFLAVSKSIKTAFGLGIAVIFVMVLTTPANYLILTYLLKEDALAWIHPSLAGVDLTFLAFILFISVIAGMVQLVEMIIEKFLPALYNSLGIFLPLITVNCSILGAALFMQEREYNFAETTVFSLGMGIGFFLAIVALAAVREKLRYSHIPDPLKGLGIAMIITGLMAMAFLSFAGIQL